In the Helicobacter typhlonius genome, one interval contains:
- a CDS encoding extracellular solute-binding protein: protein MLRICCVLCLFICVGLSEGKTYALSIYGTPKYPQNFTHFDYANPNAPKGGTLKGFALGTFDSLNPFVQKGNAAAELSTLVYNTLTIQSLDEPFSEYGLIADSMTRGRDFIIFHINPQAKFSDGVRVSAKDVAFSFETLMTKGKIEFKRYYADVKSIKVLNENEVAFYFKSDSNKELPLILGQLPILPAHIYLKNGKNTFGDNPLDLPIGSGAYRVKKFDLGRSITYERNPHYWAANHPTQKGRFNFDEIIIEYYKDASVAQNAFMAGEYDYRIESSAKVWANDYEGKAKKEGKIILQSFKHQLPSTFQGFFFNTRNPLFADIRVREALLYAFDFEWSNKNLFFNQYERTKHIFNNSPFASSSIPTGREKEILEEYKSKLNPRIFTQSYIIPRTDGAKVRGENLRENLKYARDLLKNAGFYIKNGRLYSPQGKPFTFEILISYEAFERICLPFVKNLQKLGITATIKKVDDSQYINRVRHFKYDMVIELLGQSLFPGNEQNYYWSSAVADTSGSKNFAGVKDAVVDDLIQRLLNATNEKERIAIGRAMDRILLWGFYAIPHFNLPAFRVAYWRKIEMPSIAPPYGIDPYLWWINTE, encoded by the coding sequence ATGTTAAGAATCTGCTGTGTTTTGTGTCTGTTTATATGTGTAGGTTTGAGCGAGGGTAAAACCTACGCTCTTAGCATTTATGGCACGCCAAAATATCCTCAAAACTTCACACATTTTGATTATGCTAATCCCAATGCCCCAAAAGGTGGCACACTCAAAGGCTTTGCGCTTGGCACTTTTGATAGCCTCAATCCCTTTGTGCAAAAGGGCAATGCGGCTGCGGAGCTTAGCACACTTGTGTATAACACACTTACCATTCAAAGCCTAGATGAGCCTTTTAGCGAATATGGGCTAATTGCAGATTCTATGACAAGGGGGAGAGATTTCATTATCTTTCATATCAATCCACAGGCGAAATTTAGCGATGGTGTGAGAGTGAGTGCAAAAGATGTCGCATTTAGTTTTGAGACACTAATGACTAAGGGCAAAATAGAGTTTAAACGATATTATGCTGATGTCAAAAGCATAAAGGTGCTAAATGAGAATGAAGTAGCGTTTTATTTTAAAAGCGATTCTAACAAAGAGTTGCCACTCATTTTGGGGCAGCTACCCATTTTGCCTGCACATATTTATCTTAAAAATGGCAAAAATACTTTTGGCGATAATCCTTTGGATTTACCCATAGGCAGTGGCGCGTATAGAGTGAAAAAATTTGACCTAGGACGAAGTATTACCTATGAGCGCAACCCTCACTATTGGGCGGCAAATCACCCCACGCAAAAGGGACGATTCAACTTTGATGAGATTATCATCGAATACTACAAGGACGCCTCGGTGGCGCAAAATGCTTTTATGGCTGGAGAGTATGACTACCGCATAGAATCTTCAGCAAAAGTATGGGCAAACGACTATGAGGGCAAGGCAAAAAAAGAGGGAAAAATTATTTTGCAGAGCTTCAAACACCAGCTTCCAAGCACATTTCAAGGCTTTTTTTTCAATACGAGAAATCCTCTTTTTGCCGATATAAGAGTGCGGGAAGCTTTGCTTTATGCGTTTGATTTTGAATGGAGTAATAAAAATTTATTTTTTAATCAATATGAACGCACGAAACATATTTTTAATAACTCCCCTTTTGCTTCCTCTAGCATTCCCACAGGTAGAGAAAAAGAGATTTTGGAAGAATATAAATCTAAGCTTAATCCTAGAATCTTTACCCAAAGCTATATTATCCCCCGCACAGATGGAGCAAAAGTGCGTGGGGAAAATTTAAGAGAGAATCTCAAATATGCAAGAGATTTACTTAAAAATGCGGGATTTTATATTAAAAATGGCAGACTTTATTCACCACAAGGCAAACCTTTTACTTTTGAAATTCTTATATCATATGAAGCTTTTGAGCGTATTTGCTTGCCTTTTGTAAAAAATCTCCAAAAGCTTGGTATTACTGCTACGATTAAAAAAGTAGATGATTCGCAATATATTAATCGTGTGCGGCATTTCAAATATGATATGGTCATTGAGCTTTTAGGGCAAAGCCTTTTTCCGGGCAATGAGCAAAATTACTATTGGAGCTCTGCAGTGGCAGATACAAGCGGGAGCAAAAATTTTGCAGGCGTAAAAGATGCTGTGGTAGATGATTTAATTCAAAGATTATTAAATGCTACGAATGAAAAAGAGCGCATAGCTATTGGCAGAGCAATGGATAGAATCTTGCTGTGGGGATTCTATGCTATCCCACATTTTAATCTGCCTGCTTTTCGTGTGGCATATTGGCGCAAAATTGAGATGCCAAGCATTGCTCCACCCTATGGCATTGACCCATATTTATGGTGGATAAATACCGAGTAA
- a CDS encoding ATP-binding protein: MKHYLDFIQSKNLQNNEIFSFLKCDENEGKILQFMAHSLMAGENDFIVHSLLVKIFHKNKAPKESYLEYLPHIRNLIELGWVNQSTFLQTKSADITLLELYNESICLSHTFLKLLEDGSPNADLPEITAYEDHLEYLKDRFTHIDLLYKISALKFSQKIHTPSLSRANHRLKLLEESIEARLKLTHKDIGILKLIKDYHLDKKEQIIFFALLKEEYSGGDESLRDMNTLLELVSLDEYDKIKNRSLLDENATLVQKGLIDYDELLSPFGGISRHFFIPEDILQGIIHPNKKKKRVKLNLPSLIKEQEIFELLEPKYDLKDIVLDKNAKEIVENLLAQANSEVSHLLKLWGIRDKKKGISAKILLYGAPGTGKTITALALAKSLKKQILSFDCSKILSMYVGESEKNVRKIFDSYQEICKKIKNEPILLLDEADQFLSTRGSVAHSADKMHNQMQNIFLEQIERFDGILIATTNLLENVDGAFSRRFEYKIPFKRPNKIQREELWLKHLPKNAPFGSSTREEFAYILSEYDLSGGQIALIVKNTAYKVATKVQPIFAQEDFITQIKAELSGNFDGTKSMGFGR, encoded by the coding sequence ATGAAGCATTATCTTGATTTTATTCAAAGCAAAAATTTACAAAACAATGAAATTTTTAGTTTTCTCAAATGTGATGAAAATGAGGGGAAAATTTTGCAATTTATGGCACATTCGCTTATGGCAGGAGAAAATGACTTTATCGTGCATAGCCTTTTGGTTAAAATTTTTCATAAAAACAAAGCACCAAAAGAATCTTATCTGGAATACTTACCCCATATTCGCAATCTCATTGAGCTTGGCTGGGTTAATCAAAGCACATTTTTGCAAACTAAGTCCGCGGATATTACCCTGCTTGAACTCTACAATGAAAGCATATGCCTCTCGCACACATTTTTAAAGCTCCTCGAAGATGGCTCGCCCAATGCCGATTTGCCTGAAATCACAGCCTACGAAGACCATTTAGAATATCTCAAAGATCGTTTTACGCATATTGATTTACTTTATAAAATCAGCGCGTTGAAATTTTCACAAAAGATTCACACACCTTCACTTTCTCGGGCAAATCATCGCTTAAAACTTTTGGAGGAGAGTATAGAAGCGCGTTTAAAACTCACACACAAGGATATAGGTATCCTTAAACTCATCAAGGATTATCATTTAGACAAGAAAGAACAAATCATTTTTTTTGCCCTGCTTAAGGAAGAGTATTCGGGCGGTGATGAGAGTCTGCGCGATATGAACACACTTTTGGAGCTTGTAAGCCTTGATGAGTATGATAAAATTAAAAATCGCTCTCTGCTTGATGAAAATGCCACGCTCGTGCAAAAAGGCTTAATCGATTATGATGAGTTGCTTAGCCCATTTGGTGGCATATCGCGCCATTTCTTTATCCCAGAGGACATCTTGCAGGGCATTATCCACCCAAATAAAAAGAAAAAGCGCGTAAAGCTCAATCTCCCCTCGCTCATCAAGGAACAGGAGATTTTCGAACTCTTAGAGCCAAAATATGATTTAAAAGATATTGTGCTTGATAAGAATGCAAAAGAAATAGTTGAAAATCTCCTTGCGCAGGCAAACAGCGAAGTATCGCATTTACTTAAGCTTTGGGGGATAAGGGATAAGAAAAAGGGCATTAGCGCGAAGATTCTACTTTATGGTGCACCCGGCACAGGCAAAACAATCACAGCCCTAGCCCTTGCCAAGAGCCTAAAGAAGCAGATTCTAAGCTTTGACTGCTCCAAGATTCTATCGATGTATGTAGGGGAATCCGAAAAAAATGTGCGCAAAATCTTTGATAGTTACCAAGAAATTTGTAAAAAAATTAAAAATGAGCCTATTTTACTCCTTGATGAAGCCGACCAATTCCTTAGCACACGCGGAAGTGTCGCACACAGCGCAGACAAAATGCACAACCAAATGCAAAATATTTTTTTAGAGCAAATTGAGCGATTTGATGGAATCTTAATTGCCACGACAAACTTACTTGAAAATGTCGATGGCGCATTTTCAAGACGTTTTGAATACAAAATTCCTTTTAAGCGACCAAACAAGATTCAAAGAGAGGAGCTATGGCTTAAGCATCTCCCCAAAAACGCGCCTTTTGGCTCATCTACGCGGGAGGAGTTTGCTTATATTCTAAGTGAGTATGACTTAAGCGGGGGGCAAATCGCACTCATAGTAAAAAATACTGCCTACAAAGTCGCCACAAAAGTGCAACCCATCTTTGCTCAAGAGGATTTTATCACTCAAATCAAAGCCGAGCTAAGCGGAAATTTTGATGGCACTAAGAGTATGGGTTTTGGGCGGTAA
- a CDS encoding sodium-dependent transporter: MQNPAPTRQTWSSSLTYVLTVAGATIGFGATWRFPYLVGENGGGAYVLVFILAMILVGIPVIWVENVIGRRAHKNAIDAFGGEIEGKSIPHIYKIIGYCGIAGAFGIMAYYMVLGGWVITYITSILSGELNLSSPIDKELAQSFYNAKIEHNPLMIGIWTSVFVAINWVILKKGIIDGIERSMKYLMPLLFICLFIIVIRNLTLPGAMEGVRFYLLPDFSKITPKLFIDVLGQVFFALSLGFGVMITLSSYLQKNENMIKTAVATGVLNTLIALLAGFMIFPSLFSFGLEPNQGPSLVFQTLPIVFSHIYFGNVLALIFFLLLITAALTTSLPIYEVIITALYEKCNISRTNAINITLGFIFICGNLPCILSYGAWEHITWNGKNIFDSFDFISGNILFVLTSLGTLLFVGWILKDEAKKELSNNGTLNPHLVNIWYAYVKYILPFVIVLIFIAGVFPDTLNKLLRSFAALL; encoded by the coding sequence ATGCAAAATCCTGCCCCTACTCGCCAAACTTGGAGCTCTAGTCTCACTTATGTTTTAACCGTTGCAGGAGCGACTATTGGCTTTGGAGCAACTTGGAGATTCCCATATCTTGTAGGAGAAAATGGTGGTGGTGCGTATGTGCTTGTTTTTATTCTTGCAATGATTTTAGTAGGAATCCCCGTGATTTGGGTAGAAAATGTCATTGGCAGACGCGCACATAAAAACGCAATTGATGCCTTTGGTGGAGAGATAGAAGGCAAAAGCATTCCGCATATCTATAAAATCATTGGCTATTGTGGCATTGCAGGGGCATTTGGGATTATGGCATATTATATGGTGCTAGGCGGCTGGGTGATTACTTATATCACAAGTATCCTAAGTGGCGAGCTTAATCTCTCCTCGCCCATTGATAAAGAACTTGCCCAAAGCTTTTATAATGCCAAAATAGAGCATAATCCGCTAATGATTGGCATTTGGACAAGTGTATTTGTCGCTATAAATTGGGTAATTCTCAAAAAAGGCATCATTGATGGCATTGAGCGCAGTATGAAATATCTTATGCCCTTGCTTTTTATCTGTTTATTTATTATCGTTATCCGCAATCTTACGCTTCCGGGTGCAATGGAGGGCGTGAGATTCTATCTTTTGCCCGATTTTAGCAAAATCACACCTAAGCTTTTCATTGATGTGCTAGGGCAAGTGTTTTTTGCACTTTCCTTAGGTTTTGGCGTGATGATTACACTTAGCTCCTATCTACAAAAAAATGAAAATATGATTAAAACCGCTGTTGCCACCGGTGTGCTTAATACACTTATCGCACTCTTAGCTGGATTTATGATTTTTCCCTCACTCTTTAGTTTTGGACTAGAACCAAATCAAGGACCAAGCCTTGTATTTCAAACCCTCCCTATTGTGTTTTCACATATTTATTTTGGTAATGTCCTCGCCCTTATCTTTTTCCTGCTTTTAATTACTGCAGCACTTACTACTTCTTTGCCCATTTATGAAGTGATTATTACCGCCTTATATGAAAAGTGTAATATCTCACGCACCAATGCAATTAATATCACACTTGGCTTTATTTTCATATGTGGGAATCTCCCTTGTATCCTCTCTTATGGAGCTTGGGAGCATATCACTTGGAATGGCAAAAATATCTTTGATAGCTTTGATTTTATCAGCGGCAATATTCTCTTTGTGCTCACTTCTCTTGGCACATTACTTTTTGTGGGTTGGATTTTAAAAGATGAAGCAAAAAAAGAGTTAAGCAACAATGGCACACTTAATCCGCACCTTGTAAATATATGGTATGCGTATGTTAAATATATCTTGCCCTTCGTGATTGTGCTGATTTTTATTGCTGGTGTATTTCCCGATACACTCAACAAACTCTTACGCTCATTCGCAGCACTATTGTAG
- a CDS encoding ABC transporter ATP-binding protein/permease gives MKESPSNVMILRSLTTRRDKVILFALFLATIVLSLIETIGISIIMPFITFASNPQMIFSHWSSAWIYEKLNLTSTMQFMYVFSFALIAFYFFRAFYNAFYSYALVRFSYGKYHFFAYRLFCKSVELNYLDFTAKNTDKIRQSIIREAFNVSNYLQNLLQTSAEFFTIILMYALLLVVSWKMTLVLTFLLGVQVLFILKVLTKRIKHKGEIRVEADSKLNESLTRTFGNFKFIKLKGNQKEVLETFELLSRERTQAEITTQSLFPLPRLVLETIGFSVLIACVAYILFKYEDASAVIPIISMYALALYRILPAITRIVSNLNTMSYFSSSVKNVYENLIYHTEYEDNEPCEFKDSITLKNIDFAYMEEKPILKNFSLTIQKGEKVAFIGESGAGKSTLVDIIIGIYKPQKGQLLVDNVPINNHNLRSWRKKIGYIPQSIYLFDGSVAENVAFGSQMDREKVKIACKKAQILDFLEQHNGIDTRVGEGGILLSGGQKQRIGIARAIYDDPEILVLDEATSALDNQTESDIMEEIYDVANNKTLLIIAHRLSTIEKCERKIALKASRGGAIMNKYKDTNEALS, from the coding sequence ATGAAAGAATCTCCTAGTAATGTAATGATATTGCGCTCTCTTACCACTAGACGCGACAAAGTTATTTTGTTTGCATTATTTCTCGCCACTATCGTGCTCTCCCTCATTGAAACCATAGGCATTAGTATCATTATGCCTTTTATCACTTTTGCGAGTAATCCACAAATGATTTTTTCACATTGGAGCTCGGCTTGGATTTATGAAAAACTCAACCTCACTAGCACAATGCAATTTATGTATGTATTTAGCTTTGCACTTATTGCATTCTATTTTTTTCGCGCATTTTATAATGCCTTTTATAGCTACGCATTGGTGCGTTTTTCTTATGGGAAATATCATTTTTTTGCCTATCGATTATTTTGTAAAAGTGTAGAATTAAATTATCTTGATTTTACAGCTAAAAACACAGACAAGATTCGTCAAAGCATTATAAGGGAAGCATTTAATGTTTCAAATTACTTACAAAATCTTTTGCAAACAAGTGCGGAGTTTTTTACCATTATCCTTATGTATGCCCTGCTCCTTGTTGTAAGTTGGAAAATGACTTTAGTGCTTACCTTTTTGCTTGGTGTGCAAGTGCTGTTTATCCTTAAAGTCCTCACAAAAAGGATAAAGCATAAGGGTGAAATTCGTGTGGAAGCAGATAGCAAACTCAATGAAAGCCTTACTAGAACCTTTGGCAATTTTAAGTTTATCAAGCTTAAAGGTAATCAAAAAGAGGTGCTTGAAACTTTTGAACTCCTCTCGCGTGAGCGCACACAAGCAGAAATCACTACTCAATCACTCTTTCCCTTACCGCGTCTTGTTCTTGAAACCATTGGATTTAGTGTGCTTATCGCCTGTGTGGCTTATATTCTTTTTAAATACGAAGATGCAAGTGCTGTGATACCTATTATCTCAATGTATGCCCTAGCTCTTTATAGAATCCTCCCCGCCATTACACGCATTGTCAGCAATCTTAATACAATGAGTTATTTTAGCTCAAGTGTAAAAAATGTATATGAAAATCTCATCTATCATACCGAATACGAAGACAATGAGCCTTGTGAATTTAAAGATTCTATTACACTTAAAAATATAGATTTTGCATATATGGAAGAAAAGCCAATTTTAAAAAATTTCTCACTTACTATCCAAAAAGGTGAAAAAGTCGCTTTCATAGGAGAGAGTGGAGCAGGGAAAAGCACTTTGGTGGATATTATCATCGGTATTTATAAGCCTCAAAAAGGACAATTACTTGTGGATAATGTGCCTATTAACAATCACAATCTCCGCTCTTGGCGTAAAAAAATTGGCTATATTCCACAAAGCATTTATCTCTTTGATGGTAGCGTGGCGGAAAATGTCGCCTTTGGTAGCCAAATGGATAGAGAAAAGGTAAAAATCGCCTGTAAAAAGGCGCAGATTCTGGACTTTTTAGAGCAGCATAATGGCATAGATACTCGCGTGGGTGAAGGGGGTATTTTGTTAAGTGGCGGACAAAAACAAAGAATAGGTATTGCTAGAGCAATTTATGATGACCCAGAGATTCTTGTGCTTGATGAAGCCACCTCCGCACTTGATAACCAAACAGAATCCGATATTATGGAGGAAATTTATGATGTCGCGAATAATAAAACACTCCTTATCATCGCCCACCGCCTTAGCACGATAGAAAAATGTGAGCGTAAGATTGCTTTAAAAGCAAGCAGGGGGGGGGCAATAATGAATAAGTATAAGGATACAAATGAAGCATTATCTTGA
- a CDS encoding type ISP restriction/modification enzyme, which produces MDTQHFHSYAASLQSILATNSHNEHSFRTPLEILLNALKNDEKMMIIHEPKAEIGQGNIRPDYKVYKRIDSKSELSYNALMGFIECKKWGEDLQSHISGKQIDKYLSICPNILLTNYNHFILISFGKKIAEATLFSYGLESHLFSKEKDIAQITTFYNLLNDFFNASQVNIKSKAEVIKILSTQSFYLSLKIRESYQTQEKRTSFHKFFEKTYETFRNITRYTFELEDFCDILAQSVVYGLLVAHLESQSINGKEYKNIEITQLESFVNLLPKEFSLLSEFIYFSIPSFYIPDSVAYALENIKKAIALIDKPTLAKALNTQIESISIYLYEDFLKAYDELRGTEKRKEGGVFYTPDEVVSCITYSLNEILKKDFGKEKGFADKEVKVLDFATGTGSFLAKVFEIILNEEQSKVFQIASIKDKFLKDIYGFELSFVPYIVAHIKLSSILKNAGFKDFDNEHKLQIFLTNTLDLSPNADYTMSMPLVLLEEQDIEARRIKHREEVLVILGNPPYNNKSKNNLPEITRLLTKYKEGLNETKINLDDDYIKFIRFAQWKLLERTDPDPKEALLFAESAYNGLMGFITNNSFIWGRTHRKMRQSLFESFDRIYIINLHGDSEKDSKGDENVFDIRVGVCISLFVKYPQEHKDAASKLFYYSTADNGIFKRVDKYNLLNEVASQGLDSIHWQELEPKEPYFWFIKRDLENDEYENFWALTEDKALGDSKSLFQLAGSGIKTDRDELSIHFNEQNLLQVLKDFKELDSETIKEKYEVEDSNAWQLQKAKDDINTNQGKNVLIAYRPFDKRLTYYTGKQGFLSRPRFQTVQHFLQGENIGICFTKDYSGYYDAPLISDLPIDIHYNGGQAYIAPLYRYESTTNDDKQTHKIEKVPNFTESFKQYCQSHTILKDKSPESILCFIYANLYNPNYRQKYAEYLKIGFPRINFDISQKTFDKLESLGERLMRLHLMRQIPQDSSIMLNFRNDKHNTNFTIKKLSGKERYINSLLILNDDLHIKGITQEVYDYTIGGYKVIEKWLNYRANYECSKDEIQHLVDVCKILKATIELEKDIALC; this is translated from the coding sequence ATGGACACACAGCATTTTCATTCTTATGCCGCATCACTTCAAAGCATACTTGCTACAAATTCCCATAATGAGCATTCTTTTCGCACACCTTTAGAGATATTGCTTAATGCCCTCAAAAATGACGAAAAAATGATGATAATTCACGAGCCAAAGGCTGAAATCGGGCAAGGCAACATTCGCCCTGATTACAAAGTCTATAAGCGTATAGATTCTAAGAGTGAGTTAAGCTACAATGCCCTTATGGGCTTTATAGAGTGTAAAAAATGGGGTGAAGATTTACAATCACACATCAGTGGCAAACAAATTGATAAATATCTCTCTATTTGCCCAAACATCTTGCTTACAAATTATAATCACTTTATTCTTATAAGTTTTGGCAAAAAGATTGCTGAAGCTACACTTTTTTCTTATGGATTAGAATCTCATCTCTTTAGCAAAGAGAAAGATATAGCACAAATTACCACATTTTATAACCTCCTCAATGACTTTTTTAACGCCTCACAAGTGAATATTAAAAGCAAAGCCGAAGTGATTAAAATCCTTAGCACACAGAGCTTTTACCTCTCTCTCAAAATAAGAGAATCTTATCAAACCCAAGAGAAGCGCACGAGCTTTCATAAATTTTTTGAAAAAACTTATGAGACTTTTAGAAATATCACGCGTTATACATTTGAGCTTGAAGATTTTTGCGACATTTTGGCACAAAGCGTTGTGTATGGACTACTTGTAGCGCATTTAGAAAGTCAAAGCATAAATGGCAAAGAATACAAAAATATAGAGATTACACAATTAGAAAGCTTTGTGAATCTTTTGCCTAAAGAGTTTTCACTTCTTAGTGAGTTTATTTACTTCTCTATTCCTAGTTTTTATATTCCAGATTCTGTCGCTTACGCGTTAGAAAACATCAAAAAAGCCATTGCGCTTATTGATAAACCCACTCTTGCAAAAGCCCTCAATACGCAAATAGAATCTATTTCTATTTACCTCTATGAGGATTTTTTAAAGGCTTATGATGAGCTAAGAGGCACAGAAAAGCGCAAAGAGGGCGGTGTATTTTATACGCCAGATGAAGTGGTAAGCTGTATTACCTACTCTTTGAATGAGATTTTAAAAAAAGATTTTGGCAAAGAAAAAGGCTTTGCGGATAAAGAAGTCAAAGTGCTAGATTTTGCCACAGGCACAGGGAGCTTTTTAGCTAAAGTCTTTGAGATTATCTTAAATGAAGAACAAAGCAAGGTTTTTCAAATCGCAAGTATTAAAGATAAATTTTTAAAAGATATTTATGGCTTTGAGCTAAGCTTCGTGCCTTATATTGTCGCGCATATTAAGTTAAGCTCTATCCTTAAAAATGCAGGGTTTAAAGACTTTGATAACGAGCATAAATTACAAATTTTCTTAACAAATACCCTTGATTTAAGCCCAAATGCAGACTATACAATGAGTATGCCTTTAGTTTTGCTTGAAGAACAAGATATTGAGGCTCGGAGGATTAAGCATAGGGAAGAAGTGCTCGTCATTTTAGGAAATCCCCCTTACAACAATAAAAGCAAAAACAATCTTCCCGAAATTACTCGTCTCTTAACAAAATATAAAGAAGGATTAAATGAGACGAAAATAAATCTTGATGATGATTATATTAAATTTATCCGCTTTGCGCAATGGAAGCTTTTAGAGCGCACTGACCCAGACCCAAAAGAAGCACTCCTTTTTGCAGAATCTGCCTACAATGGACTTATGGGATTTATTACTAACAACTCTTTTATTTGGGGGCGCACACATCGCAAAATGAGGCAATCACTCTTTGAAAGCTTTGATAGAATCTATATCATCAATCTCCACGGCGATAGTGAAAAAGATAGCAAAGGTGATGAAAATGTCTTTGATATACGCGTGGGCGTGTGTATCAGCCTCTTTGTCAAATACCCACAAGAGCATAAAGATGCCGCGTCTAAACTTTTCTACTACTCCACCGCAGATAATGGCATTTTTAAAAGAGTGGATAAATACAATCTCTTAAATGAAGTAGCCTCTCAAGGCTTAGATTCTATCCATTGGCAAGAGCTAGAGCCTAAAGAGCCTTATTTTTGGTTTATCAAACGCGATTTGGAAAATGATGAATATGAAAACTTTTGGGCTTTAACTGAAGATAAGGCTTTAGGGGATTCTAAAAGTTTATTTCAACTAGCAGGGAGTGGTATCAAAACAGATAGAGATGAATTATCTATTCATTTTAACGAACAGAATCTCCTGCAAGTGCTAAAAGATTTCAAAGAATTAGATTCTGAAACTATCAAAGAAAAATATGAAGTTGAAGATTCAAATGCTTGGCAACTCCAAAAAGCTAAAGATGATATTAATACAAATCAGGGAAAAAATGTGCTTATTGCTTATCGCCCTTTTGATAAACGCCTTACTTATTACACAGGCAAACAAGGTTTTCTATCTCGTCCGCGTTTTCAAACAGTGCAACATTTTTTACAAGGTGAAAATATCGGAATCTGTTTTACTAAAGATTATTCAGGCTATTATGACGCACCGCTTATAAGTGATTTACCCATTGACATTCACTATAATGGCGGACAAGCCTATATCGCTCCACTCTATCGCTATGAATCGACTACTAATGATGACAAACAAACGCACAAAATAGAGAAAGTCCCTAATTTCACAGAATCTTTTAAGCAATACTGCCAAAGCCATACGATTTTAAAAGATAAAAGCCCCGAGTCTATTTTGTGCTTTATCTATGCGAATTTATACAACCCAAACTATCGCCAAAAATATGCCGAATATCTTAAAATTGGCTTCCCTCGAATCAATTTTGACATCTCTCAAAAGACATTTGACAAGCTAGAATCTTTAGGAGAGAGGCTTATGCGCTTGCACTTAATGCGCCAAATCCCACAAGATTCTAGCATTATGTTAAACTTTAGAAATGATAAGCATAATACGAACTTTACTATCAAAAAACTTAGCGGCAAAGAGCGATATATAAATTCTTTGCTTATCTTAAATGATGATTTGCATATTAAAGGCATTACACAAGAAGTGTATGATTATACTATCGGTGGATACAAGGTGATTGAAAAATGGCTCAATTATCGTGCAAATTATGAATGCTCCAAAGACGAAATACAACACTTAGTAGATGTGTGCAAAATACTCAAGGCTACCATAGAGCTAGAAAAAGATATTGCTTTATGTTAA